The Candidatus Nanosynbacter sp. HMT-352 region AAGAGCCGCTAACACGCCAGCCTGAAGTAGCGTCACCATGCCATCTTCTTTTGCAGCCTTCTCAATCGCTTCCGTGTGAACATCCTCAACATCGCCGCGCAAGAATTTCTGAATATTCTCGCTCACGACCAATTGCTCCATTACTGGAATTCGCCCCTTATAGCCGAATGGAACGTCGTCTGTCGGCACTGCACGCCAAAGCTTAAACGTATCCAAATCTGGGCAATCAACATTCTCTGGCAAATCCTTCAAAACCTCTTTCACCCACTTACGAGTCGCCTCATCCGGCTCATATTCTTCCTTGCTATCATCCCACAATCTCCTCACTAGCCGCTGAGCAATCACCAGCCGAACCGCCGAGCTAAAAATCGGGTTTTGCCCAATCATATCGATCATACGACTAAACGCCGCCGCAGTTGAATTGGCGTGAAAGCTGGACAACACCAAATGTCCCGTAATTGACGCCTGAATCGCAGTCTTCGCAGTTTCATTGTCGCGAATCTCACCAACCATCACCACGTCTGGGTCAAGACGCAAAACACTGCGCAAGCCATCAGCAAACCTCTGTCCATTTGTCGTATCAATTGGAATCTGAGCAATCCCAGGAATCGTATTTTCTACAGGATCTTCCAGCGTGATAATCTTTCGATCTGGCGTATTAAGGGCATTAAGAATACTATATAACGTCGTGGATTTTCCCGAACCAGTTGGACCAACCATCAACAACATTCCGCGCGGATGAGAAATAACTTCATCAATTTGCTCACGCTCTTTCTTTGAAATACTTAAGAGATCCAAGTTCAACATTGATTCGTCAAAATTAAATAATCGAAGCACCAAGTCTAAGCCATACACCGTCATCACAGCCTCCACACGCAAATTCAGCACATGCGATGCGCCATCTCTATGAATTTCCTGTTGCATATGCCCAGATTGAGGCTCTCTGGAAGCAGTAGAAATATTCGCACGAGACGCCAAAGTCGCCATAATCACTCGATATCTATCCCTACTAAGCTCCGCCACCGTGTGCAAAGCTCCGTCAACACGCATACGAATTCGAATCGATTCGCGCTGGTTCTCAATATGAATATCCGACGCACCCAACAAATCCGCTTGGTCAATCAAATAATTAAACACGTCATTTGTGCCCACGGAAGCCAAAGTCTGAGTAACCTGTGCTAGAGTATCGCTATCACCCTCCTTGGCAATTTCAATATTGTCGTAAATCACTTTTTTCGGCGGATCAAACCTGAGCATAATTGACCGAAACGCTGAACCAGAAATTAAGAAAAAGAAGATTCGCTTGCCGTTTTCAACATACTGATCTCGCATCCGCTTCATCAACGACTCAGAAGTTTGCGACGTAACGCCAAATCGATAAGATTGGTCTTCCTCGTTAAAGGCTAACGGGACCAGCCGACCCTTATACATTTCTTCTATCGTCAAAACACCCTTAAGCAAAGGTAAAGTTTCTTCAAATTCCCGCCCGTCAAGATATTGAAGTCCTAAAATTGACGCTCGACGACGAGTAGCTTCCTCATCTTGCTCACGGCGTCGCGCCTGAATTTTATCTTCGTCCATATGAAAATTATACCAAAAAGCTTACGGTTTGACGAGTGATATAATAGTGATATGAATCCAGAAATTACTCTGTTAGTCCATAATATTCGCTCGACGCACAATGTTGGGGCAATTTTTCGCACAGCCGAAGGATTTGGCGTAAAAAAGATTGTTCTTAGTGGTTACACGCCGTATCCAGAATTGAGTTTATGTAGCAAGGCGCCTGTTTGTGCGCTTGTCGATGGAGAAATTCGATCTGAAGACCCTCGCCTGCCGCATATTCGCGAAAAAATCACCAGCCAAATTCATAAAACCGCTTTGGGTGCGGAAAGTTTGGTGCCATTTGAGTTTTACGAGGATATCAATGATTGGATTAAAGAAAATCAGCGAACAGAAAACTTGCCAATTGTCGCGCTGGAGCAATCAAAAGACAGCGTGATGTTGCCAGAATTTCAGCCACCTGAAAAATTCGCGCTACTGCTTGGCGAAGAAGTCCACGGAATCACGCCAGAGCTTTTGGACAACTGCGACTTCACCGTAGAAATCCCGATGTTCGGCCAAAAAGAATCATTCAACGTGTCGGTCGCAACAGGAATTGCGCTGTTCGGACTGATTTTCCCGAGAACGAAATAATCTCAACAACACATAAATAAATCCCTCA contains the following coding sequences:
- a CDS encoding GspE/PulE family protein, which produces MDEDKIQARRREQDEEATRRRASILGLQYLDGREFEETLPLLKGVLTIEEMYKGRLVPLAFNEEDQSYRFGVTSQTSESLMKRMRDQYVENGKRIFFFLISGSAFRSIMLRFDPPKKVIYDNIEIAKEGDSDTLAQVTQTLASVGTNDVFNYLIDQADLLGASDIHIENQRESIRIRMRVDGALHTVAELSRDRYRVIMATLASRANISTASREPQSGHMQQEIHRDGASHVLNLRVEAVMTVYGLDLVLRLFNFDESMLNLDLLSISKKEREQIDEVISHPRGMLLMVGPTGSGKSTTLYSILNALNTPDRKIITLEDPVENTIPGIAQIPIDTTNGQRFADGLRSVLRLDPDVVMVGEIRDNETAKTAIQASITGHLVLSSFHANSTAAAFSRMIDMIGQNPIFSSAVRLVIAQRLVRRLWDDSKEEYEPDEATRKWVKEVLKDLPENVDCPDLDTFKLWRAVPTDDVPFGYKGRIPVMEQLVVSENIQKFLRGDVEDVHTEAIEKAAKEDGMVTLLQAGVLAALRGETTLEEVNRVI
- a CDS encoding TrmH family RNA methyltransferase produces the protein MNPEITLLVHNIRSTHNVGAIFRTAEGFGVKKIVLSGYTPYPELSLCSKAPVCALVDGEIRSEDPRLPHIREKITSQIHKTALGAESLVPFEFYEDINDWIKENQRTENLPIVALEQSKDSVMLPEFQPPEKFALLLGEEVHGITPELLDNCDFTVEIPMFGQKESFNVSVATGIALFGLIFPRTK